The following are encoded together in the Panicum virgatum strain AP13 chromosome 6K, P.virgatum_v5, whole genome shotgun sequence genome:
- the LOC120639273 gene encoding uncharacterized protein LOC120639273 has product MDRMRRVAGIRKAKVPSAPSAVQKDKDESIVFFRELYKREKDRDVNLLEPMYSVEFEAIQGDHTCKVPPGKRDYLIPVDEKHDYDWLITPPTAPLFPSLEIEAKSSQMVFQKELPIPPRQIKPSASRLIAKPEATKTSIRSAPPTSNTSSRKTFINTSPAISKEKKQPYTEDQRSSRKVPVNGHQKAADAAIPGTRTGGAPNKHSKPCYATRTSSTSMVKGVTDQEIPFKTPKNLITTARSIFWRHTPSTARSKDPGSGVDVKKESDKVRRPSRPPAAIRGMTELQLQDRRDALLSRGKSVTGSGGELASGTGGRAGRVALMRGIGTTDGKAWI; this is encoded by the exons ATGGATCGCATGAGGAGAGTTGCAGGAATCCGCAAGGCTAAGGTTCCTTCTGCGCCTTCTGCAGTTCAAAAAGACAAAGATGAAAGCATCGTTTTCTTTAGGGAGTTGTACAAGCGTGAGAAGGATAGGGATGTTAACCTCTTGGAACCAATGTACTCAGTCGAGTTTGAAGCTATTCAAG GTGATCATACTTGCAAAGTTCCCCCAGGAAAAAGAGACTACCTCATACCAGTGGACGAGAAGCATGACTATGACTG GTTGATAACACCTCCAACTGCACCACTGTTTCCTTCCCTTGAGATTGAAGCCAAGTCCTCCCAAATGGTGTTCCAAAAGGAGCTACCAATCCCTCCTCGTCAAATTAAACCGTCAGCTTCAAGG CTCATAGCCAAGCCAGAGGCAACCAAAACATCGATACGGTCAGCACCACCTACATCTAACACTTCGTCAAGAAAAACATTCATCAACACCTCTCCGGCCATCTCCAAAGAGAAGAAGCAACCTTATACTGAAGACCAGAGATCAAGCCGCAAGGTTCCAGTGAATGGGCATCAGAAGGCCGCTGATGCAGCTATTCCAGGTACCCGAACAGGTGGCGCACCGAATAAACACTCGAAGCCGTGCTACGCAACCCGAACCAGTAGCACAAGCATGGTCAAGGGAGTGACAGACCAAGAAATCCCTTTCAAGACACCGAAGAATTTGATCACAACAGCCAGGTCAATATTCTGGCGCCATACTCCATCGACCGCTCGGAGCAAAGATCCTGGGTCCGGTGTAGATGTCAAGAAGGAAAGTGACAAGGTGAGGAGGCCGTCACGTCCGCCGGCGGCAATAAGAGGCATGACGGAGCTGCAGTTACAGGACAGGCGGGATGCGCTGCTGTCAAGAGGGAAGAGTGTGACTGGGAGCGGCGGTGAGCTCGCTTCCGGCACCGGTGGCCGTGCAGGGAGGGTGGCACTGATGAGGGGCATAGGAACAACTGATGGGAAAGCATGGATATGA
- the LOC120713066 gene encoding disease resistance protein RGA2-like: MAMAMAGSLLLPWVEGLVGKAADALVQRVTSMWGVDNYRRKLEDQLVYVRSLLADAEEKAEAKTEAGRAVKAWMKKLKAAAYEADNVLDSFQYEALRDEAQPSKSASRKVLYFSRDRLMFHHKASRDLKNVLDKIEELVAEMNTFGLLERAEAPQALYRQTCLALDESLDIFGRDDDKEAVVKILLDQKDQKVVQVLPIIGMGGLGKTTLAKMVYNNHKVQKHFELKMWHCVSENFEATAVVRSIIELATNGRCDLPDNMELLRGKLHEAIGRKRFLLVLDDVWNEEPRKWEDDLKPLLCSSNGGSGSMIIVTSRSQQVASIMGTHPPYELACLSEDDSWKLFTKKAFNNRGAQEQPDELVTFGRRIVNRCKGLPLALKTMGGLMSSMHQVQEWRTIAESNMGDTGNEVLSILKLSYRYLSSEMKQCFAFCAVFPKDYEMEKDKLIQLWMANGFIHEKGNMDLAKKGELVFNELVQRSFLQDVNVKEISYLQRCYKVIRYKMHDLMHDLAKDVTDECAFAAEFIDKIYQ; encoded by the coding sequence atggccatggccatggccgggTCGCTGCTCCTCCCCTGGGTGGAAGGTTTAGTCGGCAAGGCGGCCGACGCGCTGGTCCAGAGGGTCACTAGCATGTGGGGCGTCGATAACTATCGCCGCAAGCTGGAGGACCAACTGGTGTACGTGCGGTCCCTGctggccgacgccgaggagaagGCCGAGGCGAAGACGGAGGCCGGCCGCGCCGTCAAGGCGTGGATGAAGAAGCTCAAGGCTGCCGCTTACGAGGCCGACAACGTCCTCGATTCCTTCCAATACGAGGCTCTGCGCGATGAGGCCCAGCCCAGCAAATCAGCTTCACGAAAGGTACTCTACTTCTCACGTGATCGTCTTATGTTCCATCATAAGGCGAGCAGGGATCTCAAGAACGTGCTTGACAAGATTGAGGAGCTGGTGGCGGAGATGAATACATTTGGTCTGCTAGAGCGGGCAGAGGCGCCACAAGCTCTGTATCGGCAAACCTGCTTGGCACTGGATGAGTCTCTGGATATCTTTGGCAGGGATGACGACAAGGAGGCAGTGGTGAAGATTTTGCTTGATCAGAAAGATCAGAAGGTTGTCCAGGTGCTGCCTATCATTGGAATGGGAGGTTTGGGCAAGACCACACTAGCCAAGATGGTGTACAACAATCATAAAGTCCAAAAGCACTTTGAGTTGAAGATGTGGCACTGCGTGTCTGAAAATTTTGAAGCCACAGCTGTTGTCAGATCTATCATCGAGTTGGCTACAAATGGAAGATGTGACCTACCTGACAACATGGAGCTGTTGCGAGGGAAACTCCATGAAGCGATTGGCAGGAAAAGGTTCTtactggttcttgatgatgTGTGGAATGAAGAGCCTCGAAAGTGGGAGGATGACCTGAAGCCTCTATTGTGTTCTTCTAATGGCGGATCAGGAAGCATGATAATTGTCACTAGTCGCAGCCAGCAAGTGGCCTCCATAATGGGCACCCATCCACCCTATGAGCTAGCATGCCTGAGTGAAGATGATTCGTGGAAATTGTTCACAAAGAAAGCATTTAATAATAGAGGGGCACAAGAGCAGCCAGATGAGTTGGTCACTTTCGGAAGACGCATTGTTAATAGGTGCAAAGGACTACCTCTTGCTCTGAAGACAATGGGTGGGTTGATGAGTTCGATGCATCAAGTTCAGGAATGGAGGACCATTGCAGAAAGCAATATGGGTGATACAGGCAATGAAGTACTGTCCATACTGAAATTGAGCTACAGATACTTGTCATCTGAAATGAAGCAATGCTTTGCATTCTGTGCAGTTTTCCCTAAGGACTATGAGATGGAGAAGGATAAGTTGATCCAACTATGGATGGCAAATGGTTTCATTcatgaaaagggaaatatggATTTGGCAAAGAAAGGTGAACTTGTTTTCAACGAGTTGGTTCAGAGATCCTTTCTTCAAGATGTAAATGTGAAAGAGATTTCTTATTTACAAAGATGTTATAAGGTAATTAGATATAAAATGCATGATTTAATGCATGACCTAGCAAAAGATGTCACAGATGAATGTGCATTTGCAGCAGAGTTTATCGATAAAATATACCAATAA